One Euphorbia lathyris chromosome 1, ddEupLath1.1, whole genome shotgun sequence DNA segment encodes these proteins:
- the LOC136225993 gene encoding protein DETOXIFICATION 49: MCQQNPSLLSCQEDHPSNIFSPLLTPPKTPSYKQEQEKQKEKTTHLSLAVTEAISIAKITFPMILTGLLLYSRSMISMLFLGRLGELSLAGGSLALGFANITGYSVLSGLAMGMEPICGQAFGAQKHTLLGLTLQRTILLLVLISLPISLLWLNMKTILLFCGQDLAIATQAQSFLFYSIPDLLAQSFLHPLRIYLRTQSITLPLTLCAALSIFLHIPINYFLVTHLNLGITGVALSGVWTNFNLVASLIIYILIFGVHKKTWGGFSSDCFKEWKSLLNLAIPSCISVCLEWWWYEIMILLCGLLLNPRATVASMGILIQTTSLIYIFPSSLSFSVSTRVGNQLGANQPKKAKLAAIVGLCFSFVLGFSALSFTITVRKIWATMFTQDKEIIGLTSLVLPIIGLCELGNCPQTTGCGVLRGTARPKIGANINLTCFYLAGMPVAVWLGFFGGFDFEGLWLGLLAAQASCVVTMLVVLGFTDWDFQAQRAKMLTGTLGVVTTDTDDDEINEDEDDCCYKLGDSNSNYQSSSSPV; encoded by the coding sequence ATGTGCCAGCAAAATCCATCTCTCTTATCCTGCCAAGAGGACCACCCCTCCAACATATTCTCCCCATTATTAACACCCCCTAAAACCCCATCTTATAaacaagaacaagaaaaacaaaaagaaaaaactacCCATCTTTCTCTTGCTGTCACAGAAGCAATTTCCATTGCTAAAATCACCTTTCCAATGATACTCACAGGCCTCCTTCTCTACTCTCGCTCCATGATCTCTATGCTTTTCCTCGGCAGGCTCGGCGAGCTTTCTTTAGCCGGTGGGTCACTTGCTCTTGGTTTCGCTAACATAACTGGCTATTCTGTTCTCTCTGGTTTAGCTATGGGAATGGAACCCATTTGTGGTCAAGCTTTTGGTGCTCAAAAACATACCCTTCTTGGTCTTACTTTACAAAGAACTATACTTTTACTTGTTTTAATCTCTTTACCCATATCTTTATTGTGGCTAAACATGAAAACAATTCTCCTTTTTTGTGGCCAAGATTTGGCTATTGCTACTCAAGCACAGTCATTTCTTTTTTACTCCATTCCTGATCTTTTAGCTCAATCTTTTTTACACCCTTTGAGAATCTATCTCAGAACTCAATCTATTACCTTACCTTTAACATTATGTGCTGCTCTATCAATTTTTCTCCACATACCTATCAACTACTTCCTCGTTACACATCTTAATTTGGGCATCACTGGTGTTGCTCTTAGTGGGGTTTGGACTAACTTCAATCTCGTAGCTTCTTTGATCATTTATATCCTCATCTTCGGTGTTCATAAGAAAACCTGGGGTGGGTTTTCGTCGGACTGTTTCAAAGAATGGAAATCGCTTCTCAATTTAGCGATTCCGAGTTGCATATCGGTCTGTCTTGAATGGTGGTGGTATGAAATCATGATTCTGCTATGTGGGCTGCTGTTAAATCCGAGAGCAACCGTTGCATCCATGGGCATTTTGATTCAAACAACTTCATTAATCTACATATTCCCCTCTTCTCTAAGCTTCAGTGTATCAACAAGAGTAGGAAATCAATTAGGAGCGAACCAGCCAAAAAAGGCAAAACTCGCAGCAATTGTAGGACTATGTTTCAGCTTCGTTTTGGGGTTTTCAGCACTGAGTTTTACAATTACAGTGAGGAAAATTTGGGCGACTATGTTTACACAAGATAAAGAGATAATTGGATTGACATCACTTGTTTTACCAATTATAGGACTGTGTGAATTGGGAAATTGCCCACAAACAACGGGTTGTGGAGTTCTCCGGGGGACAGCCAGACCCAAAATTGGGGCAAATATAAACTTAACTTGTTTTTATCTCGCCGGTATGCCAGTGGCAGTGTGGCTAGGATTCTTCGGAGGTTTTGATTTTGAAGGGCTGTGGTTAGGCCTATTGGCTGCGCAAGCATCGTGCGTGGTGACGATGTTGGTTGTTTTGGGTTTTACGGATTGGGATTTTCAAGCACAAAGAGCTAAAATGTTAACAGGAACTCTTGGTGTTGTCACTACTGATACTGATGATGATGAAATCAATGAGGATGAGGATGATTGTTGTTATAAATTGGGGGATTCTAATAGTAATTAtcaatcatcatcatcaccagtttga